A region from the Chanodichthys erythropterus isolate Z2021 chromosome 5, ASM2448905v1, whole genome shotgun sequence genome encodes:
- the iqcc gene encoding IQ domain-containing protein C: MNEQKLIQILTQFQAQCRGYVMRQGLSLVQTQFEDVVLEIDGGLDHLQWRGNIIPKPHFTDTESLLLQYERFRFQCHDRQDDSEREQKIEDEDSEKSLPQSEIQVPERDEAPETASRDTSTPVDVIVDETGENVVEQNLTEDPTTLCSAVNSDVSYSSLFQTGAGLHSVLKDTAHTPDSLKQQRSTLAMELLWIQQAISSRKKYLTLKQRINVSH, encoded by the exons ATGAACGAACAGAAATTGATTCAGATATTAACTCAATTTCag GCTCAGTGTCGCGGTTATGTGATGAGGCAAGGTCTGAGTTTGGTTCAGACTCAGTTTGAGGACGTCGTGCTAGAGATTGATGGAGGATTGGATCACCTGCAGTGGAGAGGAAACATCATTCCCAAACCTCACTTTACTGACACT GAAAGTCTATTGCTGCAGTACGAACGCTTCAGATTTCAGTGCCATGACCGTCAGGATGACTCCGAGAGAGAACAGAAGATAGAGGATGAGGACAGTGAGAAATCTCTCCCACAGTCTGAAATCCAGGTACCGGAGAGAGACGAAGCTCCTGAAACAGCCAGCAGAGACACTTCCACACCCGTGGACGTAATTGTAGACGAGACGGGAGAGAATGTGGTTGAACAAAACCTGACAGAAGATCCTACTACACTTTGCAGTGCTGTGAATTCAGATGTTAGCTACAGCAGCTTATTTCAGACAG GAGCAGGTTTACATTCAGTTTTGAAAGACACCGCACACACTCCTGACTCTCTGAAGCAGCAGCGGAGCACTTTGGCCATGGAGCTGCTGTGGATCCAGCAAGCCATCAGTAGCAGAAAGAAA